In Sphingopyxis sp. 113P3, one DNA window encodes the following:
- a CDS encoding lytic transglycosylase domain-containing protein, with translation MRVPIIPLFAGKPSHPFVPLSRSPAGVRSEGQGRPTAGAPRAPLSAASTLAGWRRSGVGSAVALVVVLLSGGAAPVAALAQDLPAERSAAAHPYAGHVAEAARRFGIPESWIWAVMRVESGGNSRAVSRAGATGLMQIMPATWAELRARYGLGADPFDLRDNIMAGAAYLREMHDRYGSASAMLAAYNAGPGRYDDYLSRGRPLPPETVGYLARLTAVVSTAGTAEVTVSASPDPFAWRRAALFVRTASAASEAVGAQSNREEAASELPNDRLRSGDIRSAAPPSNKPADTLFVPRARAGRPQ, from the coding sequence GTGCGCGTCCCCATCATCCCTTTGTTCGCGGGAAAGCCGTCTCATCCCTTCGTCCCGCTCAGTCGCAGCCCGGCCGGGGTGCGCAGCGAAGGTCAAGGGCGGCCAACGGCCGGCGCACCGCGCGCACCCTTGAGCGCAGCGAGCACGCTGGCAGGCTGGCGGCGGAGCGGAGTCGGATCGGCCGTGGCGCTCGTCGTCGTGCTGCTGTCCGGTGGCGCTGCGCCGGTCGCGGCGTTGGCGCAGGATTTGCCGGCCGAGCGATCCGCGGCGGCTCATCCTTACGCAGGTCATGTCGCCGAAGCCGCGCGGCGGTTTGGAATCCCCGAGAGCTGGATATGGGCGGTGATGCGCGTCGAGAGCGGCGGCAACTCCCGCGCTGTATCGCGCGCCGGGGCGACGGGATTGATGCAGATCATGCCCGCGACCTGGGCCGAGCTTCGCGCCCGATATGGTCTCGGCGCTGACCCGTTCGACCTGCGCGACAATATCATGGCGGGCGCGGCCTATCTGCGCGAGATGCACGACCGCTACGGCAGTGCGAGCGCGATGCTGGCGGCCTATAATGCGGGTCCGGGCCGGTACGACGATTACCTGTCGCGCGGCCGTCCGCTGCCGCCCGAGACGGTCGGCTACCTCGCCCGGCTCACGGCCGTTGTCAGCACGGCTGGCACGGCGGAAGTGACGGTGAGCGCGTCGCCCGATCCGTTCGCCTGGCGCCGCGCCGCACTGTTCGTCCGCACCGCGAGCGCCGCTTCGGAAGCTGTCGGCGCGCAGTCGAACAGGGAAGAAGCTGCGTCCGAGCTGCCGAACGATCGGCTGAGATCTGGCGACATTCGCTCCGCCGCTCCCCCTTCCAACAAGCCGGCGGACACGCTGTTCGTCCCCCGCGCCCGCG
- a CDS encoding DUF736 domain-containing protein, producing the protein MQIGSFFRTTNGYEGIIETATLDIRISIVPAEPSDADKAPDWRVHRGDGGEGPEIGAGWNETGERAGDYVSLRIDDPVFPQPIRAALFQNTGDKSAWSLRWSRQPKSREQD; encoded by the coding sequence ATGCAGATCGGCAGCTTCTTTCGCACCACCAACGGCTACGAAGGCATCATTGAGACGGCGACGCTCGACATCCGCATCTCAATCGTGCCGGCCGAGCCGAGCGACGCCGACAAGGCGCCGGACTGGCGGGTCCATCGCGGCGACGGTGGCGAAGGCCCGGAGATCGGCGCCGGCTGGAACGAGACTGGCGAACGCGCAGGCGATTACGTCTCGCTGCGTATTGATGATCCCGTCTTTCCTCAGCCGATCCGCGCCGCGCTGTTCCAGAACACGGGCGACAAGTCGGCATGGTCGCTGCGCTGGAGCCGCCAACCGAAGTCTCGCGAGCAGGACTGA
- a CDS encoding S26 family signal peptidase: MRRRFYVRATAIAASVFAVAFTAVAVFDPLPRLVWNASASTPLGLYRIEPERDPPVGALVAVMPPEPLGQWMAERGYLGEDVPLLKHVSAKAGQRVCRIGGIVSVDARPVAVALTRDRLGRPLPVWQGCRTLATGELLLLNPAHPDSLDGRYFGPLRVSAVLGRAIPILTRDTPNAPLA, from the coding sequence ATGAGGCGCCGCTTCTATGTCCGTGCGACAGCAATCGCCGCTTCGGTCTTCGCTGTAGCGTTTACCGCCGTCGCGGTGTTCGATCCGCTGCCGCGCCTTGTCTGGAACGCCAGCGCGAGCACGCCGCTCGGCCTCTACCGGATAGAGCCCGAACGCGATCCACCAGTCGGCGCGCTGGTCGCCGTCATGCCGCCCGAGCCTCTCGGCCAATGGATGGCTGAGCGTGGCTATTTGGGCGAGGACGTACCGCTCTTGAAGCACGTCTCCGCCAAGGCCGGGCAGCGCGTGTGTCGGATCGGCGGCATCGTGAGCGTCGATGCCCGGCCTGTCGCCGTCGCACTGACGCGCGATCGGCTCGGCCGTCCGTTGCCCGTCTGGCAGGGCTGCCGCACGCTGGCGACCGGCGAACTGCTGCTGCTCAACCCGGCACATCCCGACAGCCTGGACGGCCGCTATTTCGGCCCACTCCGCGTCTCCGCCGTACTCGGTCGCGCGATTCCGATCCTCACCCGTGACACGCCGAACGCGCCGCTCGCCTAG
- a CDS encoding DUF2840 domain-containing protein translates to MTVPPSPMRHRQPSDDGMTRVELTWIERRLEHWIRFGRVAVDEIVDRRRRIVRFRPGAIFAFVRWAANDYGTVSSRIDIVRAVASGEPFTTLPFVRPGGDILLKIESWPKVQQVLAAIDATEAAGVDPCDAAPDHWRHVHNRIAAGHQPRPYTLERHRAWLKRREIEG, encoded by the coding sequence ATGACCGTCCCGCCGTCCCCCATGCGCCATCGCCAGCCGTCCGATGACGGCATGACGCGCGTCGAGCTGACGTGGATAGAGAGGCGGCTCGAGCACTGGATCAGGTTCGGCCGCGTCGCCGTGGACGAGATCGTCGACCGCCGTCGCCGCATCGTCCGCTTCCGTCCGGGCGCGATCTTCGCGTTCGTTCGCTGGGCGGCAAACGACTACGGCACGGTCAGCTCGCGCATCGATATAGTGCGGGCGGTCGCTTCGGGCGAGCCGTTCACCACGCTGCCGTTCGTGCGGCCTGGCGGCGACATCCTGCTCAAGATCGAGAGCTGGCCCAAGGTCCAGCAGGTGCTCGCCGCAATCGACGCCACCGAGGCTGCGGGCGTCGATCCATGTGACGCCGCGCCCGATCACTGGCGGCACGTCCACAACCGCATTGCCGCCGGCCATCAGCCGCGCCCTTACACGCTGGAGCGCCATCGCGCCTGGCTCAAACGCCGGGAGATTGAGGGATGA
- a CDS encoding helix-turn-helix transcriptional regulator encodes MSDTPNTLPPRFLRTPEAARFLGLSGRTLEKHRYFGTGPAYRRIGGRVVYSVDDLRAWADIGIKHSTSDPGQDDLMPRADSAIARSRR; translated from the coding sequence TTGTCCGATACGCCCAACACCCTGCCGCCCCGCTTCCTGCGCACGCCGGAAGCCGCGCGCTTCCTCGGCCTCTCCGGCCGCACCCTCGAAAAGCACCGCTATTTCGGGACCGGCCCCGCTTACCGCCGGATCGGCGGGAGGGTCGTCTATTCAGTCGATGACCTGCGCGCCTGGGCCGACATCGGCATCAAGCATTCGACCTCCGATCCGGGACAGGACGACCTCATGCCGCGCGCGGACTCGGCAATTGCCCGGAGCCGGCGATGA
- a CDS encoding DUF2285 domain-containing protein, whose product MRRCSSASRAAPSRGTPPRRHSRDVGGCPFATAPDDLSEPVVWRPELTAVTVILDAAPAGFETAAPVDPRALGALLADMAGIDGRHVIVADAAGEHRLWLRDPTPGRPLAAVIPLDKDFLTRIASLLRFHRRLLGRAAGPLPRGWPLTAYRLARLDLMLRALDLRQRGATYRQIAAELGREDAARLPATEWKISAARSFVMRLVRDATSLMNGDYRKLLRIR is encoded by the coding sequence ATACGCAGATGCAGCAGCGCATCGCGAGCGGCGCCGTCGCGAGGAACGCCGCCGAGGCGGCATTCGCGCGACGTTGGGGGTTGTCCTTTCGCGACGGCGCCGGATGATCTGTCAGAGCCTGTCGTTTGGCGCCCGGAGCTGACCGCCGTCACGGTCATTCTCGATGCCGCACCGGCCGGATTCGAGACCGCCGCTCCGGTCGATCCGCGAGCGCTCGGCGCGCTGCTCGCCGACATGGCCGGGATCGATGGACGCCATGTCATCGTCGCGGATGCGGCTGGCGAGCATCGGCTGTGGTTGCGCGACCCGACGCCCGGCCGGCCGCTCGCAGCCGTCATCCCGCTCGACAAGGATTTCCTCACCCGCATCGCCAGCCTGCTGCGCTTCCACCGTCGCTTGCTCGGCCGCGCGGCGGGGCCGTTGCCTCGCGGCTGGCCGCTCACCGCTTACCGGCTGGCACGGCTCGACCTCATGCTCCGCGCGCTGGACCTGCGCCAACGCGGCGCGACATATCGCCAAATCGCCGCTGAGCTGGGTCGCGAAGATGCGGCGCGGCTTCCTGCAACCGAGTGGAAGATCTCCGCCGCGCGATCCTTCGTGATGCGCCTGGTGCGCGACGCCACTTCGCTCATGAACGGTGACTACCGCAAGCTTCTCCGAATCCGCTGA
- a CDS encoding transcriptional regulator domain-containing protein, whose product MPTPPGRRQRRAGGLSDALGRADIAAEFLRRNRTYRAEYTQMQQRIASGAVARNAAEAAFARRWGLSFRDGAG is encoded by the coding sequence ATGCCGACGCCGCCTGGGCGTCGCCAGCGACGCGCCGGCGGTCTGTCCGACGCGCTCGGGCGCGCCGACATAGCCGCCGAGTTTCTTCGACGAAACCGCACCTATCGCGCCGAATATACGCAGATGCAGCAGCGCATCGCGAGCGGCGCCGTCGCGAGGAACGCCGCCGAGGCGGCATTCGCGCGACGTTGGGGGTTGTCCTTTCGCGACGGCGCCGGATGA
- a CDS encoding DNA -binding domain-containing protein — MSRCQFEDRVPEAAQLTPYDESHLADYLRLLDADAEGADWRQAAASVFGIDVTAEPDRAKAMHESHLARARWMTEIGYAHLLGCEQPLKG, encoded by the coding sequence ATGAGCAGATGTCAATTCGAGGACCGCGTGCCGGAGGCGGCGCAACTCACACCATACGACGAAAGCCACCTTGCCGACTATCTGCGCCTCCTCGATGCCGATGCCGAAGGGGCGGATTGGCGTCAGGCGGCTGCGTCGGTGTTCGGCATCGACGTGACTGCCGAACCCGATCGGGCGAAGGCGATGCATGAGAGCCATCTTGCGCGCGCAAGGTGGATGACGGAGATCGGCTACGCGCATCTGCTCGGCTGCGAACAGCCGTTAAAAGGTTAG
- a CDS encoding helix-turn-helix domain-containing protein produces MDMRRLVGLNFARLRKDKGFTQERFAETSGFTQQYVSDLERGRRNPTVVTLFHLASALGVTPADLVAEVDPSETD; encoded by the coding sequence ATGGACATGCGCCGCCTCGTGGGATTGAACTTTGCCAGGCTGAGAAAGGATAAGGGCTTTACCCAGGAGCGCTTTGCGGAGACGTCGGGCTTTACGCAGCAATATGTCAGCGATCTGGAGCGGGGCCGACGTAACCCGACCGTTGTCACCTTGTTTCACCTGGCCTCGGCGCTTGGCGTCACGCCCGCCGATCTTGTGGCCGAAGTCGACCCGTCCGAAACTGACTAG